The genomic stretch GAACCGCGGAAACCCGCGCCGCCCGAAGTCGCCCAGCTCAGGGCGTTGCCCTGGCGGTCGGTGATGGTGACGATCGTGTTGTTGAAAGAAGCGTGGACGTGCGCGATGCCATCGGTGACGACGCGCTTGATCTTCTTCTTGGTCTTGGTTGCTGCCGGCTTGGCCATGATGTCTGTTCCTTACTTCCTGATGGCCTTGCGCGGGCCCTTGCGGGTGCGCGCATTGGTGCGGGTGCGCTGGCCACGCAGCGGCAGGCCGCGACGGTGGCGCAGGCCGCGGTAGCAGCCCAGGTCCATCAGACGCTTGATGGCCATGCCGACTTCGCGGCGCAGGTCGCCCTCGACGATGAACTTGCCGACTTCGGCGCGCAGGCGCTCGACTTCCGGCTCGGACAGGTCGCGGATCTTGGTCGACGTGCTCACGCCAGCCGATTCACAGACCTGCTTGGAACGGGTACGGCCAATGCCGTAGATGCTTTGCAGCCCGACCCAGACGTGCTTCTGGGCAGGCAGGTTGACGCCTGCAATACGCGCCATAAGGCGATCTCCGATAAACGAAATGACGCCGAACCGAGAGATTCGACGTGGGAAACGTGAAATTGTAACCCAATCCCGACTTGTCAGGAAGCCAAGGCAAGCCCTGGCCCGGCATGGGGAGTGTGCCCATGCTCCGGCGATGGCCCCGGACTGGCAGCGCCCGGCCCTTGCGGACCCGGCCTGCCCGCGCGCTACTCTGGCGCGCGGATCGGTCCGGAGCCACCCGCACGCGGGATCGTCGCGCGGGTCGCCCATTTGCCGGTTCGCGCGTTCGTCGAACCGGCGGTTGTCACTTGCCCCGCAACGGATGCGGGGACGGCTGCGCGGCCCCGCTTAGCGGGCGCCACGCCCCTTGAGGTTGGCCTTCTTCAGCAGGCTCTCGTACTGGTGCGACATCAGGTGCGCCTGGATCTGCGCGATGAAGTCCATCACCACCACCACCACGATCAGCAGCGAGGTGCCGCCGAAGTAGAACGAGGCGCCCATCTCGGTGCGCATCACTTCCGGCAACAGGCAAACCAGCACCAGGTACAGCGAGCCGGCGGCGGTCAGGCGGGTCAGCACGCCGTCGATGTACTCGCCCGTCGCCTTGCCCGGGCGGATGCCCGGAATCAGCGCGCCGGACTTCTTGAGGTTGTCCGCGGTTTCCTGCGAGTTGAACACCAGCGCCGTATAGAAGAACGCGAAACCGATGATCAGCGCGGCGAGCAGGATCATGTGCAGCGGCTCGCCGGGCGAAAGCATCTGGCTCACCTTCTGCAGCCACACCGTCGCGGAGCTGCCCGACTGGCCGAACCAGGTCGATGCGGTGGCCGGGAACATGATGATCGACGATGCGAAGATCGGCGGGATCACGCCCGACATGTTGAGCTTGAGCGGGAGGAACGAGCTCTGATTCTGGTAGCCACCGCGGGCCCCTTGGCGGCGCGCATAGTTCACGGTGATGCGGCGCTGGCCGCTCTCCATGAACACCACGAACCAGGTCACCCCCAGCACGATCGCGAGGATGAAGAACACGGTGATCCACTGCATGTCGCCGCTGTTGGCCTGCTGCAGGGTGTTGAGCACCGCGCCGGGCAGGCCGGCCACGATGCCGGCGAAGATGATCAGGGAGACGCCGTTGCCGATGCCGCGCTCGGTGACCTGCTCGCCCAGCCACATCAGGAACACCGTGCCGGCCGTCAGCGAAACCACCGCGGTCACCACGAAGCCGAGGCCCGGGTTGTAGACCACGGGCACGCCGCCGCTGGCACCCTGCCCCTGCAGCGCGATGGCGATGCCGGCAGCCTGGAACACCGCCAGGAACACCGAACCGACGCGGGAGTACTGGGTGATCTTGCGGCGCCCCGACTCGCCCTCCTTCTGCAGCGCCTTCAGGCTGGGGAGGATCTGCACCATCAGCTGCATCACGATCGACGCGGAGATGTAAGGCATCACGTTCAGCGCGAACAGGCTGAAACGCGCAAGCGCACCGCCGGAGAACATGTTGAACATGTCCACCACGGTGCCCTTCTGCGAGTCCATCAGCTGGAGCATCGCCTCCGGGTTGACGCCCGGCACCGGAATGTAGCAGCCGATGCGATAGACGATCAGCGCACCGATGACGAACAGGAGGCGCGAGCGAAGTTCGGTGAACTTGCCCGCGCCCATCAGGCCTGCCAATGCTCCCGCACTGCGCGACATGCCGTTCTTACTCCGCCAGCTTGCCGCCGGCCGCTTCGATCGCGGCCTTGGCGCCGGCGGTCGCAGCGATGCCCTTGAGCACGAAGGCCTTGGTCACTTCGCCCTTGGCGACGACCTTGGCGCGCTTGGCGGTGCTGGGGACCAGCTTGGCGGTGCGCAGTGCGGCGAAATCGATCTCGCCGGCCGGCAGCATGTCCAGCTTGTACAGCAGCACTTCGGCGCAGTCCTTGGCCATCTTCGAGCGGAAGCCGATCTTCGGCAGGCGGCGCTGCATCGGGATCTGGCCGCCTTCGAAACCGGCCTTGATCTTGCCCTTGCCGGAACGCGCGAACGAACCCTTGTGACCGCGGCCGGCGGTCTTGCCGAGGCCGGAACCGATGCCGCGACCGACCCGGGTGCGCTCCTTGCGGGCGCCGTCTGCGGGCTTGAGCGTGTTGAGCTTCATGTGATTACTCCTCCACCTTCACAAGGTAGTGGACCTTGTTGATCAGGCCACGAACCTGCGGGCTGTCCTTGAGTTCGCGGACGCTGTTGAGCTTGCCGAGGCCGAGCGCCTTGACCGACAGGCGGTGGCGCGACTGGGTGCCGCGCAGGCCCTTGACCAGGCGGACCTTGATGGTCTTGTCGTTAGCCATTGACCAGATCCTCCACCTTCTTGCCACGCTTGGCCGCGATCTTGGCCGGAGAGTGCATCGACTCCAGGCCCTTGATCGTGGCGCGCACAAGGTTGATCGGATTGCGGGAGCCGACCGCCTTGGCCAGCACGTTCTTGACGCCGACCGCTTCCAGCACGGCGCGCATCGCGCCGCCGGCGATCACGCCGGTACCTTCGGACGCGGGCTGCATGAACACGCGGGCAGCGCCGTGACCGGCCTTGACCTGATGGAACAGGGTGCCGCCATTGAGATCGACCGAGCTCATGCCCTTGCGGGCCTGCTCCATCGACTTCTGGATGGCGACCGGCACTTCGCGCGCCTTGCCATAGCCGAAGCCAACCTTGCCGGCGCCATCACCCACCACGGTCAGCGCGGTGAAGGTGAACTGACGGCCACCCTTGACGGTCTTGCTGACGCGATTGACGGCGATCAGCTTCTCGATCATGCCGTCATCGACTTTTTCCTCGCGGGGACCGCGATCGCGGCCGCGGGATTCGCGCTGTTCTGCCATTTCGATGTCTCGATTGTTGAGGGAATTTGCGGCTTTGCCGCTTATGGTTGTGAAGTACTGCGGGTGTCCCACCAGCGCCGCAACCGGCGATGGCGTCCGATGCTGGCCGCATCGGCAGCAGGCCAAGGCAAGGGACCGGAGCCCCTCGCCCTCAAGCCCTTAGAACTGCAGGCCGCCTTCGCGCGCGGCATCGGCCAGCGCCTTGATGCGACCGTGGTAGCGGTAGCCCGAGCGATCGAAGGCGACGCGCTCGATGCCGGCGGCCTTGGCGCGCTCGGCGATCATCTGGCCCACCTTCGCGGCGGCCTCGGCGTTCTTGCCGTTCTTCAGGCCAGCCATCACGTCGGCCTGCACGGTGGAGGCCGAAGCCAGCACTTTGGCGCCATCGTGGGTGAACACCTGGGCGTACAGGTGCTGGCCGGTGCGCAGCACCGACAGGCGCGGCACGCCGAGTTCGCGGATGTGGGCGCGGGTCGACTTGGCGCGACGCAGGCGAGCGATCTTCTTTTCCATGGTCTTCTTCTCCGAAAGCTGAAGGCGCGATTACGCCTTCTTGGCTTCCTTGCGGATGATGGTCTCGTCGGAATACTTCACGCCCTTGCCCTTGTAGGGCTCCGGCGGGCGGTAACCACGGATCTTGGCGGCAACTTCACCCACCAGCTGCTTGTCGGCGCCCGAGACCAGGATCTCGGTCTGGGTCGGCGTGGTGATGGTGATGCCAGCCGGCGGCGCGAACAGCACGGGGTGGGAAAAACCCAGCGACAGGTTCAGGTCCTGGCCCTGCATGGCGGCGCGATAACCGACGCCGACCAGCTCGAGCTTGCGCTCGAAGCCGGCGCTGACGCCGTGCACCATGTTGGCGACGATCGCACGCAGGGTGCCAGCCATCGGCACCAGCGAGGCATCGCTGGCCGAGAGCAGCGCTTGGCCGTCTTCGATCTTGACTTCGACGCCGGCCGGCTTGGCGATGCTGAGGGTGCCCTTCGGGCCCTTCACGCTGATGGATTCCGGCTGGACGCTGACTTCGACGCCCTTTGCGAGGACGACGGGCTTCTTGGCAACTCGGGACATGTTCGTTACTCCCTTAGGCCACGATGCACAGGACTTCGCCGCCGACGCCCTGCTGGCGCGCCTGCGAGTCGGTCATGATGCCCTTGGAGGTGGAAACGATCGCCACGCCAAGGCCGTTCAGGACCTTCGGCAGCGCATCCTTGCCACGATACTGACGCAGGCCCGAGCGCGACACGCGCTTCAGGGTCTCGATCACCGGCTTGCCCTCGAAGTATTTCAGGGCGATTTCAAGCTCGGCCTTGGCGCCGTTCGGGGTCACGCGTGCGTCGGCGATGTAGCCCTCGTCCTTCAGGACGTTGGCGATCGCGACCTTGACCTTGGAGGACGGCATCTTCACCGCCGGCTTGCCAACCGCGGCCGCATTCCTGATGCGGACCAGCATGTCGGCGATGGGATCAGTCATGCTCATATGGATTCACCTGATGAGTAGCACCGATATCCGCTTTCGCGAAAATCTGTCGGATTGTGGACACCACGGACGAGGAACGCCGCAGCGCTGTTGCAGGCACGAACCCCGCATCGCTGCGGGGTTCGGGAACCGCCACCGCCGCTTCCGCGACAGGTAGCGGATCAGTATAGCAGGTTTTTACCAGCTCGCCTTGCGCAGGCCAGGCACGTCGCCGCGCATGGTGGCTTCGCGCAGCTTGTTGCGACCGAGGCCGAACTTGCTGTAGACCGCACGCGGGCGACCGGTCAGGGCGCAGCGGGTGGTCTGGCGGGACGGCGAGGAGTCGCGCGGCAGCTTCTGCAGCTTGGTCGCGGCCACCATCTTGTCCTCGTAGGAGGCGTCCTGGCTGGCGATGACCTTCTTCAGCGCCTCACGCTTGGCGGCGTGCTGCTTGGCCAGCTTGGCGCGCTTGGCCTCGCGGTTGATCATGGAAGTCTTGGCCATGACGTGTCCTTTAGTTGCGGAACGGGAAGCGGAAGGCCTCGAGCAGGGCCTTGGCCTCGGCGTCGGTCTTCGCGGTGGTGGTGATGGCGATATCCATGCCGCGCATCGCGTCGACGGCGTCGAAGTCGATCTCCGGGAAGATGATCTGCTCCTTCACGCCCATGTTGTAGTTGCCACGACCGTCGAACGAACGGCCCGACACGCCGCGGAAGTCGCGCACGCGCGGCAGCGAGATGTTGATCAGGCGATCCAGGAACTCGAACATCTGGGCGCGGCGCAGGGTGACCTTGCAACCGATCGGCCAGCCGTCGCGGATCTTGAACGAAGCGACCGACACGCGCGACTTGGTGACCACCGGCTTCTGGCCGGAGATCTTGGTCATGTCGGCGACGGCGTTCTCAAGCACCTTCTTGTTGGTCGCCGCTTCGCCAACGCCCATGTTCAGCGTGACCTTGACGAGCTTCGGGACCTGCATCGGATTGGTGTAGCCGAACTGCTGCATCAGCTTCGGCACCACTTCTTCCTTGTAGAACTTTTCGAGACGGGTGGTCATGTCAGATAGCCTCGCCGCTGGAGCGGAACACGCGGATGCGCTTTCCATTCTCGAGCACCTTGGTGGCAACGCGTTCGCCCTTGCCCGTCGCCGGGTTCAGGAGCATCACGTTGGAAATGTGGATCGACGCCTCGCGCTCGACCACGCCGCCGGGCTGGCCGGCCTGCGGGTTGGGCTTGGTGTGGCGCTTGACCAGGTTCAGGTTGGCAACGTAGACGCGCTCGCCATCGACGCGCACGACTTCGCCAGTCTGGCCCTTGATCTTCTTGTTGCCGGTGGTCACGACCACCTGGTCGCCCTTGCGGATACGGTTCATGTTCTTCCTTCCTCCGCTCAGAGCACTTCAGGCGCGAGCGAGACGATCTTCATGAACTTCTCGGTACGCAGCTCACGGGTAACGGGCCCGAAGATGCGAGTGCCGATCGGCTCTTGCTTGTTGTTCAGCAGCACGGCGGCGTTGCCGTCGAAGCGGATCAGCGAACCGTCCGCGCGGCGCACGCCCTTCCGGGTGCGGACCACGACGGCGTCGTAGACGTCGCCCTTCTTCACCTTGCCGCGCGGAATCGCTTCCTTCACCGACACCTTGATGATGTCGCCGATGCCGGCGTAACGGCGCTTCGAGCCGCCGAGCACCTTGATGCACATCAGTTCCTTGGCACCCGAGTTGTCGGCAACGTCGAGAAAGCTCTGCATCTGGATCATGGCTGTCTCTCCTGCTTACTCGGCGGCACGCGTGATGACTTCCACCACGCGCCAGTTCTTGGTCTTGGACATCGGTGCGCATTCCGCCACGCGGACGACGTCACCTTCGTTGCAGGTGTTGTCGGCGTCGTGGGCGTGCAGCTTGGTCGAGCGACGGATGTACTTGCCGTACAACGCGTGCTTGACCTGGCGCTCGACGAGCACCGTCACGGTCTTGTCCATCTTGTTGCTGACGACGCGGCCTTCGACCGTGTGCAGCTTCTTGGTTTGTTCAGTCATGTCTGCCTTCCTTACTTCGACGCGCTGTTCTGCAGCGCGCCAAGCAGCGTGTTGACGCGAGCGATCTCGCGGCGCACGCGGCGGGGCTCGTTGGTCTTGGACGGGGGCAGCTGGCCGGTGGCCTTCTGCATCCGCAGCGCGAAGCGCTCCTTCTGCAGCTCGACCAGATGGGCCTTCAGCTCGTCCGCCGACTTCTGACGCAGTTGCTTGAGTTCCATCAGCGCACCGTCCGGGTCACGAAAGTGGTGGTGACCGAGAGCTTGGCCGAAGCCAGGCGGAACGCCTCGCGCGCGATTTCCTCGCTGACGCCCTCGATCTCGTAGATCATGCGGCCGGGCTGGATCTGGGCGACCCAGTACTCCACGTTGCCCTTACCGGAGCCCATGCGGACTTCGATCGGCTTCTTGGTGATCGGCTTGTCGGGGAACACGCGGATCCACATCTTGCCGCCACGCTTCACGTAACGGCTGATGGAACGGCGCGCGGCCTCGATCTGGCGAGCGGTGAGCTGGCCGGTGGCGGTCGCCTTCAGGCCGAACTCGCCGAAGCTGACCGCGTTGGCGCTCCAGCTCAGGCCCTCATTCCGGCCCTTGTGGACCTTGCGGTATTTGGTTCGCTTGGGTTGCAACATGATTTATTCCCTCGCTTCGCCGCGCTCGGCGCGGTCGCCACGGTCACGGCGCGGACCACGCGGACGCTCACGGTCACGGTCGCCGCCACGCGGTGCCGGGGTGTCGTCCTGCTTCTCCTGGCCAACCTGGGAGAAATCGAAGATCTCGCCCTTGTAGACCCACACCTTGATGCCGATGATGCCGTACGTGGTCTTCGCTTCCGCGAAGCCGTAATCGATGTCCGCACGCAGGGTGTGCAGCGGCACGCGGCCTTCGCGGTACCACTCGGAACGGGCGATCTCAGCACCGTTCAGGCGGCCGGCCACGTTGACCTTGATGCCCAGCGCACCGAGGCGCATCGCGTTGCCCACCGCGCGCTTCATGGCGCGGCGGAACATGATGCGGCGCTCCAGCTGCTGGGCGATGGACTCGGCCACCAGCTGCGCGTCGAGTTCCGGCTTGCGGACTTCGGTGACGTTGATGTGCGCCGGCACGCCGAGCACATCGGACACTTCCTTGCGCAGCTTCTCGATGTCCTCGCCTCGCTTGCCGATCACCACGCCCGGACGGGCGGTGTGGATGGTCACGCGGGCGTTGTTGGCGGGACGCTCGATCAGGATCTTGCTGATGCCGGCCTGGGCCAGCTTCTTGCGCAGCATGTCGCGGACGCGGAGGTCGGCCGACAGGAACTCGGCGAACTGCTTCTTGCCGGCATACCACTTGGAGTTCCAGTCCTTGGCGATGCCCAGGCGGATGCCGATCGGATTGACTTTGTGACCCATGATTACTTGCCCTCGCCCACGACCACGGTGATGTGGCTGGTGCGCTTGGTGATGCGCGTGCCACGGCCCTTCGCACGCGCCATGAAGCGCTTCAGCGAGGGACCCTCATCGACCATGATGGTCTTGACCTTGAGCTCGTCCGCATCGGCGCCGTTGTTGTTCTCGGCGTTCGAAGCAGCCGAGAACACGACCTTGTAGATCATGCCGGCGGCCTTCTTGTCCGAGAACTTCAGCAGATCGAGCGCACGGGCCACGGGGAGGCCGCGCACCTGGTCAGCGACCAGGCGGACCTTCTGGGCGGAGATGCGCGCACTGCGCAGGACGGCTTTCGCTTCCATGGTCATCTCCTTACTTCCCCTTCTTGTCGCCGCCATGACCCTTGAACGTACGGGTCACGGCGAATTCGCCAAGCTTGTGGCCAATCATGTTCTCGTTGACCAGCACCGGAACATGGTTCTTGCCGTTGTGCACGGCGATGGTGAACCCGATCATTTCCGGCAGGATCGTCGAGCGACGCGACCAGGTCTTGATCGGCTTCTTGCTGCTACCCGCGGTCTCCACCTTCTTCTGCAGATGGTGGTCGATGAACGGGCCTTTCTTGAGTGAACGTGCCATTGCCGATTAGCTCCTGCGATCGCGCACGATGAACTGCTGGGTGCGCTTGTTCTTGCGGGTCTTGTAACCCTTGGTCGGCACGCCCCACGGGGTGACCGGATGCGGGTTGCCCTGGCCTGCCTTCGCCTCACCACCACCGTGCGGGTGGTCGACCGGGTTCATGGCCGCGCCGCGGACGGTCGGCTTGACGCCGCGCCAGCGTGCGGCACCGGCCTTGCCGAGCTTCTGCAGGCCATGCTCGTCATTGCTGACTTCGCCGATGGTCGCGCGGCACTCGGCCGGCACCTTGCGCATTTCGCCGGAGCGCAGGCGCAGGGTGGCGTAGACGCCTTCGCGGGCGACCAACTGCACGCCGGCGCCAGCGGCACGGGCGAGCTGCGCGCCCTTGCCCGGCTTCATCTCGATGCAGTGGATCGTGGAACCCACCGGGATGTTGCGCAGCGGCAGGGTGTTGCCGGCCTTGATCGGGGCGTCGCGGCCCGCGATCACCTGGTCGCCGGCCTTGAGGCCCTTCGGTGCGATGATGTAGCGGCGCTCGCCGTCGGCGTAGCACAGCAGCGCGATGTGCGCGGTGCGGTTGGGATCGTACTCGATGCGCTCGACGCGGGCCGGGATGCCCTCCTTGTCGCGCTTGAAGTCGATGATGCGGTAATGCTGCTTGTGCCCACCACCGATGTGGCGGGTGGTGATGCGGCCGTGGTGGTTGCGACCACCGGTCCGGCTCTGCTTTTCAACCAGCGGCGCGTAGGGCGCGCCCTTGTGCAGATCCGGCGTCACCACGCGGACCATCGAGCGACGGCCGGCCGAGGTGGGCTTGAATGTCATCAGTGCCATGGTTCGTTCCTCAGGCCGAGGCCGTCATCACGTCGATCGCCTGGCCTTCGGCCAGGGTGACGTACGCCTTGCGCCAATCGCCGCGACGGCCCTGGCGGAACTTGAAGGACTTGGACTTGCCCTTCACGTTCACCACGTTGACCGCCTCGACCTTGACGTCGAAGATCTTCTCGACCGCCGCCTTGACATCAGCCTTGGTGGCGGTCTTCGCGATTTCGAAGACGTATTGGTTGGAGACTTCCTGCAGGCGCGCGGTCTTTTCGGACACGCGCGGCGCACGGATCACTTCGTACAGGTTTGCGGCGCTCATGCCAGCCACTCCTCGATCTTCTTCACCGCGTCGGTGGTCACCAGCACGGTATCGGCGCCGACCAGGGCGACCGGATCCAGGCCCTGCACGTCACGTACCTGCACGTAGGGCAGGTTGCGAGCGGACAGGTACAGGTTGTCGGTCGCTTCCTCGGTGACGATCAGCGGACGCTTGCCGGCCTTCAGCTCGGCGAGCTTGGCCACCAGGCCCTTGGTCTTCGGCGCGTCGATGTCGAACGACTCGACCACGGTGATCCGGCCCTGGCGGTTCAGCTCGGACAGGATCGACGAGATCGCAGCGCGGTACATCTTGCGGTTGACCTTCTGCGCGAAGCTGCGCGGCTTGGCCGCGAAGGTCACGCCGCCACCGACGAAGATCGGGGCCGTCAGGGCGCCATGACGCGCGCCGCCACCCTTCTGCTTCTTCGACTTCTTGGTGGTGCCATTGACTTCCGAACGGGTCTTCTGGGCCTTGGTGCCGGCACGACCAGCGTTGCGGTACGCCACGACGACCTGATGGACTAGGTCTTCACTGAAGGCGCGATCGAACACTGCCTCGGAGACCGCCAGCTTGGCGCCGCCATTGATATTCAGTTCCATGATCAGACTCCCTTGCTCGTCGGGCGCACGATCACGTCGCCGCCCGGCGCACCCGGAATCGCGCCACGCACGGCGATCAGGCCGCGCTCGGCGTCGACCTTCACGACCCGCAGGTTCTGCGTGGTCTGGGTGACGTGGCCCATGTGGCCGGCCATCTTCTTGCCCGGGAACACGCGGCCCGGCGTCTGGCGCTGGCCGATCGAACCCGGCGCGCGATGCGACAGCGAGTTACCGTGGGTGGCATCACCCATCTTGAAGTTCCAGCGCTTGATCGTGCCCTGGAAGCCCTTGCCCTTGGTCACGCCCTGGACGTCGACGATCTGGCCCTCACTGAAAATGTCGGCCTTGATCTCGCCACCCACCTCGAAACCACCGATCTGGTCAGCTTCAACGCGCAGCTCCCACAGGCCACGACCCGCTTCCACCTTGGCCTTGGCCAGGTGGCCGGTGGCCGGCTTGGTCAGCAGGCTGGCGCGCTTGACGCCCGCGGTCACCTGCACGGCGCTGTAGCCGTCGGTTTCCACGGTCTTGATCTGGGTGATGCGGTTCGGCGTGGCTTCGATCAGG from Thermomonas sp. XSG encodes the following:
- the rpsM gene encoding 30S ribosomal protein S13 — its product is MARIAGVNLPAQKHVWVGLQSIYGIGRTRSKQVCESAGVSTSTKIRDLSEPEVERLRAEVGKFIVEGDLRREVGMAIKRLMDLGCYRGLRHRRGLPLRGQRTRTNARTRKGPRKAIRK
- the secY gene encoding preprotein translocase subunit SecY, producing the protein MSRSAGALAGLMGAGKFTELRSRLLFVIGALIVYRIGCYIPVPGVNPEAMLQLMDSQKGTVVDMFNMFSGGALARFSLFALNVMPYISASIVMQLMVQILPSLKALQKEGESGRRKITQYSRVGSVFLAVFQAAGIAIALQGQGASGGVPVVYNPGLGFVVTAVVSLTAGTVFLMWLGEQVTERGIGNGVSLIIFAGIVAGLPGAVLNTLQQANSGDMQWITVFFILAIVLGVTWFVVFMESGQRRITVNYARRQGARGGYQNQSSFLPLKLNMSGVIPPIFASSIIMFPATASTWFGQSGSSATVWLQKVSQMLSPGEPLHMILLAALIIGFAFFYTALVFNSQETADNLKKSGALIPGIRPGKATGEYIDGVLTRLTAAGSLYLVLVCLLPEVMRTEMGASFYFGGTSLLIVVVVVMDFIAQIQAHLMSHQYESLLKKANLKGRGAR
- the rplO gene encoding 50S ribosomal protein L15; protein product: MKLNTLKPADGARKERTRVGRGIGSGLGKTAGRGHKGSFARSGKGKIKAGFEGGQIPMQRRLPKIGFRSKMAKDCAEVLLYKLDMLPAGEIDFAALRTAKLVPSTAKRAKVVAKGEVTKAFVLKGIAATAGAKAAIEAAGGKLAE
- the rpmD gene encoding 50S ribosomal protein L30 is translated as MANDKTIKVRLVKGLRGTQSRHRLSVKALGLGKLNSVRELKDSPQVRGLINKVHYLVKVEE
- the rpsE gene encoding 30S ribosomal protein S5, yielding MAEQRESRGRDRGPREEKVDDGMIEKLIAVNRVSKTVKGGRQFTFTALTVVGDGAGKVGFGYGKAREVPVAIQKSMEQARKGMSSVDLNGGTLFHQVKAGHGAARVFMQPASEGTGVIAGGAMRAVLEAVGVKNVLAKAVGSRNPINLVRATIKGLESMHSPAKIAAKRGKKVEDLVNG
- the rplR gene encoding 50S ribosomal protein L18; translation: MEKKIARLRRAKSTRAHIRELGVPRLSVLRTGQHLYAQVFTHDGAKVLASASTVQADVMAGLKNGKNAEAAAKVGQMIAERAKAAGIERVAFDRSGYRYHGRIKALADAAREGGLQF
- the rplF gene encoding 50S ribosomal protein L6; translated protein: MSRVAKKPVVLAKGVEVSVQPESISVKGPKGTLSIAKPAGVEVKIEDGQALLSASDASLVPMAGTLRAIVANMVHGVSAGFERKLELVGVGYRAAMQGQDLNLSLGFSHPVLFAPPAGITITTPTQTEILVSGADKQLVGEVAAKIRGYRPPEPYKGKGVKYSDETIIRKEAKKA
- the rpsH gene encoding 30S ribosomal protein S8; translated protein: MSMTDPIADMLVRIRNAAAVGKPAVKMPSSKVKVAIANVLKDEGYIADARVTPNGAKAELEIALKYFEGKPVIETLKRVSRSGLRQYRGKDALPKVLNGLGVAIVSTSKGIMTDSQARQQGVGGEVLCIVA
- the rpsN gene encoding 30S ribosomal protein S14, giving the protein MAKTSMINREAKRAKLAKQHAAKREALKKVIASQDASYEDKMVAATKLQKLPRDSSPSRQTTRCALTGRPRAVYSKFGLGRNKLREATMRGDVPGLRKASW
- the rplE gene encoding 50S ribosomal protein L5 — encoded protein: MTTRLEKFYKEEVVPKLMQQFGYTNPMQVPKLVKVTLNMGVGEAATNKKVLENAVADMTKISGQKPVVTKSRVSVASFKIRDGWPIGCKVTLRRAQMFEFLDRLINISLPRVRDFRGVSGRSFDGRGNYNMGVKEQIIFPEIDFDAVDAMRGMDIAITTTAKTDAEAKALLEAFRFPFRN
- the rplX gene encoding 50S ribosomal protein L24 translates to MNRIRKGDQVVVTTGNKKIKGQTGEVVRVDGERVYVANLNLVKRHTKPNPQAGQPGGVVEREASIHISNVMLLNPATGKGERVATKVLENGKRIRVFRSSGEAI
- the rplN gene encoding 50S ribosomal protein L14; translation: MIQMQSFLDVADNSGAKELMCIKVLGGSKRRYAGIGDIIKVSVKEAIPRGKVKKGDVYDAVVVRTRKGVRRADGSLIRFDGNAAVLLNNKQEPIGTRIFGPVTRELRTEKFMKIVSLAPEVL
- the rpsQ gene encoding 30S ribosomal protein S17, with product MTEQTKKLHTVEGRVVSNKMDKTVTVLVERQVKHALYGKYIRRSTKLHAHDADNTCNEGDVVRVAECAPMSKTKNWRVVEVITRAAE
- the rpmC gene encoding 50S ribosomal protein L29 yields the protein MELKQLRQKSADELKAHLVELQKERFALRMQKATGQLPPSKTNEPRRVRREIARVNTLLGALQNSASK
- the rplP gene encoding 50S ribosomal protein L16, yielding MLQPKRTKYRKVHKGRNEGLSWSANAVSFGEFGLKATATGQLTARQIEAARRSISRYVKRGGKMWIRVFPDKPITKKPIEVRMGSGKGNVEYWVAQIQPGRMIYEIEGVSEEIAREAFRLASAKLSVTTTFVTRTVR
- the rpsC gene encoding 30S ribosomal protein S3, with the protein product MGHKVNPIGIRLGIAKDWNSKWYAGKKQFAEFLSADLRVRDMLRKKLAQAGISKILIERPANNARVTIHTARPGVVIGKRGEDIEKLRKEVSDVLGVPAHINVTEVRKPELDAQLVAESIAQQLERRIMFRRAMKRAVGNAMRLGALGIKVNVAGRLNGAEIARSEWYREGRVPLHTLRADIDYGFAEAKTTYGIIGIKVWVYKGEIFDFSQVGQEKQDDTPAPRGGDRDRERPRGPRRDRGDRAERGEARE
- the rplV gene encoding 50S ribosomal protein L22: MEAKAVLRSARISAQKVRLVADQVRGLPVARALDLLKFSDKKAAGMIYKVVFSAASNAENNNGADADELKVKTIMVDEGPSLKRFMARAKGRGTRITKRTSHITVVVGEGK
- the rpsS gene encoding 30S ribosomal protein S19, coding for MARSLKKGPFIDHHLQKKVETAGSSKKPIKTWSRRSTILPEMIGFTIAVHNGKNHVPVLVNENMIGHKLGEFAVTRTFKGHGGDKKGK
- the rplB gene encoding 50S ribosomal protein L2; the encoded protein is MALMTFKPTSAGRRSMVRVVTPDLHKGAPYAPLVEKQSRTGGRNHHGRITTRHIGGGHKQHYRIIDFKRDKEGIPARVERIEYDPNRTAHIALLCYADGERRYIIAPKGLKAGDQVIAGRDAPIKAGNTLPLRNIPVGSTIHCIEMKPGKGAQLARAAGAGVQLVAREGVYATLRLRSGEMRKVPAECRATIGEVSNDEHGLQKLGKAGAARWRGVKPTVRGAAMNPVDHPHGGGEAKAGQGNPHPVTPWGVPTKGYKTRKNKRTQQFIVRDRRS
- the rplW gene encoding 50S ribosomal protein L23; its protein translation is MSAANLYEVIRAPRVSEKTARLQEVSNQYVFEIAKTATKADVKAAVEKIFDVKVEAVNVVNVKGKSKSFKFRQGRRGDWRKAYVTLAEGQAIDVMTASA
- the rplD gene encoding 50S ribosomal protein L4; this translates as MELNINGGAKLAVSEAVFDRAFSEDLVHQVVVAYRNAGRAGTKAQKTRSEVNGTTKKSKKQKGGGARHGALTAPIFVGGGVTFAAKPRSFAQKVNRKMYRAAISSILSELNRQGRITVVESFDIDAPKTKGLVAKLAELKAGKRPLIVTEEATDNLYLSARNLPYVQVRDVQGLDPVALVGADTVLVTTDAVKKIEEWLA